DNA from Peromyscus eremicus unplaced genomic scaffold, PerEre_H2_v1 PerEre#2#chr22_unloc_1, whole genome shotgun sequence:
tggGCGAGGGagtctgctgccaagcctgatgacctgaagtCTGTGCCCGGCCGGTGTGACTCGGAGGAGTGGCTGCCAGTCCCTGCATGCGGCCTGTCCCCCGacctctgcttttccagaggtttAATCACTTTAGTTACATACAGGGatgggtatgtgtgcatatggttAGTGTGCAGGAAATGCCGGCTCTGGGGCAGGGGCAttcgatcccctggagctgagttaAAGAGGCTTGTTGAGTTCGCCAGCTGCCTTAcccactattttttctttttggacagggtctctgtagaccaggctgacctcgcaTTCAGAgctccgcctgtctctgcctcctagaaCCACGATTAGAGCTGAATGCCACACAGCTGGTTTCTGCCTGCCTCAGAGTGGGAGCCTCGCCCGGGCATGGCCCCATTTAGCCACAGGTGCCTGTGTGTGGTCGACACAGGTTCCATCTCCAGCTGTGAGCAGCTGTGCTGAGCAGTTGGCACCAGTGGGTGCCGGCCTCTCCCGAGCTGTGCTGCAGCTCCTCCCTTGCTTTCTCAGCCAGGTACTGACAGGTAATACttcgggcttttttttttttttaaagacagggttttatgtagtccaggcaggTTTCAAACTTGCatggccaaggatgaccctgaactcctgaagGAAAGTGCTCTATTAACTGAGCCACAGACACAGATGTTTGTTGTTttaggagacagggtttctctgtgcagccctggctgtcctggaactcactctgtagaccaggctggcctcgaactcagagaaccacctgagtgctgggattaaaagcctgcatCACCACTGCCAGATTTTTTcatctgtgtatgggtgttttgtctgcaggtACATCTCTGCATCACCTATGTGTGGCACCCACAGGGGCCAAAAGGCAAtagatccctggagctagagttacagatggttgtgagctacccatgtgggtgctgggaattgaacccgggtccctcTACAAGAGGAACAAGTACTCTTGACTATAGAAccttctctatgtagccttatctatttcctttttgacagggtctcacacaatgtagaccaggctggctttgaactcttaagAGACACGCCTacttctgccttctaagtgctaggattaaagatgtgagcctccATGCCTggacactttttttcttttaaggtgtaTTTATAAgggtgtggagagatggctcagcgggtaagagcaTCTgctgttcaattctcagcacccacaaggagGCTCTCAgatgtctgttaactccagtgcCAGGCCACTGTGGGGATTGCACTGTATGCACACGCTGCAGACAGGCTGGCTGATACCTGTACACATATAAGTAGATAAATTTAGGGCCAGTAAAAAGGTTCAGAGGGGCCAGGCATTGGtgacgcatacctttaatcccagcactcgggaggcagagccaggtagatcactgtgagttcgagaccagcctgggctacatagtgagatccaggacaggctccaaagctacacagagaaaccctgtctcgggaaaaaaaaacaaaaacaaaccaaaacaaagattCAGAGGGCAAGAGACTTCTCACAGGCTGGAAGAACCAAGCAAGCTCTGACATGCCCTTCGGCCTCCCCACACCAAAATCAAGGTAAAGTATTAAACATACATGTGGTGGATGTCACTTCAAGGCCAAAGACTCCATGTGGCCAGCCCCGTCTCCTGCATTCTGAGGGGTCAGGCCAGCACACCCCGCTTCGCTTTCATGAGACAGGTCCTGCCAACTGGCACCCATGGGCCCTCCAAAGCAcacaggaaggacagaaggaaacaAGCCAGAGTCTCAGACACAGTAGACACCACTCAGGTTCTGATCCAAACACGCTGCTTTATTCAAACCGGGTCAAACTGGTCAATGGGAACCTGAGCCCTGCTGAGGGGCCTCCAGCAAGGCCTGGCCTGCCCCTGTGTGGGGCCCAGGTCACCTGTGACGTCAGCACTGCCACCTGGGCCAGGGGCCCTGTGGACCCACAGCCACACGAGCCGCTCAAAGCAAGGAATGAACAAAAAACCAAATGCACGCAGTAGTCTCTGCCCACGCCCCAGCCCGCGCCGGCGGGAGCCAGGGCCCCCGCTTTCCCGCACCCGAACCctgctttaaattaaaaaataagccagTATACATCGTAGAAAATTTCTCTTAAAAATCTCACAATttgtaaatgtatatttttctttaacataAAAGTTTACAATATACGGTAAAACAAAAGGCTCAGGAAAATaatctcaaagaaggaaagaaaagaaaaaagaaaaaaagaagaaaaagaaacctgaaaTTCTGAATTAAAGCTGAAGGCGTTTTTTAAACCCTGTTGTTGAACCAGTGACGTGTTTTTATTGTGCTGATGGGtcagagaaaagaaatatatttaaaacctcAGTCCAGACGCGGCCTccgctgcccccctcccccaggtcgAGTGGTCGTTTGTTTTGCCCGAGTGTGTGATTGTCACGAGTTCACCAGTCCCGAATCCTGCCCTGGCGCCATCCCCCTGGCTAGCGCCGGTAGGGATGGAAGCCCTGCACATTGTGGTTCTGCCCGCGTCCGAAACCACTGCCACCAGCGGGGGGACCCCCTGAGCCCGGCACTGAGGGGCCCCCGTAGGAGGGTGGCTGCTGGCTGGGGTCCGAGAAGCCCTGGCCGAAGCCGCTCAAGTCCTGCCCGTAACCTGCAGGGAGAGAGACTGCTTAGCTTATATCAGGGTAGAGCATTCCTGCCTGGCTTTGTCCCCAGGAGGGGCTGGATGGTCAAGCCCAGGGCTGCGGGGGGCCTATCACCCAGCCCCACGCACTCCACACATCCCGGAGAGCTGACTGTGTCACAAACAGGACGACGCAGTCTTGGGGTCCAGCCTAACTTCCCAATAACCCTTTCAGCCAAGCTCCGTGCCTCTCAACAAGATGCTGCCAATGTGTGTCACGGGAGCAGCTTTGTGAAGAGGATGACACCATTCCCTGCCTGCCCAGCCAGTGTGCGAAGCCCCTGTGCAGGCCACCCCCATCCAGAGCACCAGCACACGTGGACCCAGGCTCCACGGGTTCCGGCTTGTGGATGGTTGAGGTCAGTTGCCCAGAGCAGAGGGAAGTAGggagaaggccacacctccaccACAGGCAAGTGAAAGCAACACGTCCCCAGACCTGGGAGCCCTGGCTCAGAGTGCTACACCAGGCGCGTGGCCACGACACAGCAGCAGGTTTCGCAGTGTTCAGATATGCACTTCAGGTCTTCAGGCTGTGTGAACGCGACCCAAGCACATTATATTCATGTaggaaatggggctggagaagtcAATCCACCACAAGAGCacggctgctctttcaggggatccaggtgggttcagttcccagcacccacatggccacaaccgcctgcaactccagttttcAGAGGATAtgatgcctccttctggcctcagagggctcttgcatgcatatggtgcacataaattCCAAGTCCACatcaaaggaaataatttttaagaagaatttccctgccgggcggtggcggcacacacctttaatcccagctctcgggaggcagaggcaggcgggcagatctctgaggcagaggccagcctggtctacagagcgagatccaggacaggcaccaaaactacacggagaaaccctgtctcaaaaaaaaaaaaaaaggatttcctTCTGAAAAAACAGGAGCCAGATGCAGAGGTACACACTTtcaattccagctcttgggaggcaggctctgaattcaaggccagccaggcctacatagttGAGCCCtatttcaaaaaccaaacaaaatcacaaaaccaacaaaaacacaagCCTGAGTTTGGTGAGACAGAACTCAAAGCCCTTcgggagctgaagcaggaagaactCACTgcagctcaaggccaacctgtgctacagTGAGGTCAAAGTGAGACCATCTCAGAAAGGGGTCGGGAAGGCTGCTGGTGAGGTGCTTCCTGCCTGGACACGGGACCCGAGAGCCAGCTCCAAGGTAGCCCCACTGCCCACACGCCATAGTAAATACATGTACCCACACCATCAGGTTAAGGCTCAGGCTGTCACCCCAAGGGACACATGCTTTACATACTAATGTGTGAGAGTGtgggttcaaacccagggcaGAAGTCCTCTACCGCGTCCAGCACAGAAACTTGGTAGGCTGAGGGCACCTGTGGCAGGGTGAGCCAGGAAAGCGGCCTTCCACAGGAGCCGACAGTGCAGAGCCTGGCCACCCCCTGCCAGGTCACTCACCCACCTGACCACGGCTGGCCTTGGCACTGGGCTCCACAGGGGCAccagcagacagacaggaatCGTGTGAGCCCACCGTGACCCTGTCCTAGCCTATGGCTGCACCAAAGAGACTCCCCCAGAAGACACCTGCAGAGGTGGAGCCTAGGGTAACTCTGACCAAGGGCTCGACAGGAACTCTGGGAGCCCACAGCCCCACAAGGACGGAAAATGGAGCACAGCACCCCAAATCCAGCCTGGTGAGCTCTCCTGCTCCTGCCCATCCTGGGAGCAGCCGGCCACAGCCACTTACCATACTGACCATAGGGGAAGTCCGGCTGGGCTGTTGGGGGTTTGCTCATGTCGGGGGCAGCCTGAGACGGAGGTGGCGGGAAGGCCAGCGGGGCAGCCCCTGGGGTGGCAGGTGGAGGAGGAACCCCTGGAGGGGCGAACTGatcaggaggtgggggtggaggcccATAGCCAAAACCTATAGCGACAGGAGAAAAAGGCGTGAACAGCCAGTACCAGGGGCAGAACTGAGCATGGGTCAGAGTGGCCACCCAGACGCTCCACCAGACACCTCAGCAGGCTCGGGGCTCAGGCCAGAGCCAGACCAGAGCACCAGGCCGTAATGTACGCAACCTAGGAATTCCAGGTCCAAACTTTGGAAGCCAGGGTGCAGCTCCTTGCTGAATGCCTACCTAGCTCCAAGAGGCCCTAGCCTCTACCCCAGCACCAGCAGAAAAAGCTACCTACCACCAATCATCCCATCAGACTGCTCAGAAGGTCAGTCACCTGAGCTGGCTGTGTCTTCGAGGGCCAGGCCAGGCTAGACAGGTGAGCTGCTCCCAACTGTTCTGCCTTGGGCAGTGTGGGCCGCAGGTCTCATTAGTAAGTGTCCACTGGGAATAACAGGGATGTCCTGGCTCAGCTCCTTTCTCGAGTTCTACTACACACTGACTGCCTTGTCCCTAGACACCACTGGCCCAGCCTGCACACAGCACCAAGAACCCACCATGAACTCAGCCAGCCCTGGAGGACAAGTGCAGAGCGTGGCCACTCTCAGCCTAGCAGGATGGGTGACAGCTGGCATGCTGGGTCTGTTCTGCTGGGGTAGCACTCACTGAATTGAGGTGGGGCGCCATAGCCCTGTGGGAAGCCCTGTGGCGGGGGGAAGCCTCCAGGCGGTGTGGATACAATGTAGGATGTgaagggcgggggcgggggcggggctccTCTGCCGGCAGGGGGTGGGCCATAGCCACCTGCAACAGAGAGGAGGTAGGTGAGGGTGGGCAGGGCGGCCTGACACAGCCCGGACCCGGGTCCGATCCAGTCTCCTCCCTGCACCAGCACCCCAGTGCACACAGCACGACAGGCCTGCGGTGTGCACCTGACTCACCAATGGCCTGTCCTGCTGGCACCCACATTCCtagacagaaaacagaagagaaggtGCCAGTTAGCCTGCCAAAGCGACTTCTCTTAGTGTTGCCCAGAAACTCCCAGGCGTGTGCACGCGTTTCTCAAGAGGGCCAACTGAGGGGAGGGCCACCTACGGCTGGGGTCCCGAcccaaggaagagggagaagggccaAGCACCAGGTTCACGGCTCTCTGCTGCTTACAGCACAGGCCGGTACTGCCCACTGCCGGGCCTGCTGTCTGCCAGGATGGCCTGTGCCCTCCAAGTGGGAGCCAGAGCAGACTCTTCCATCAGTTGCTCTCGTAAGAGCAACAAGGAAATCACCACGGACGGGGCCCAGACACGGCGATCCAATTCGTGCAGAGGCAGCACCAACTGGCTCAGTCAGCCAGAATCCTGGATGAAGCCCTCCCCACACCACTGCCAACGGGCACTGTGTGCCAGGCTGCACACACTCAGCAGTGGACGGGGTGGAGCCACCTGCAGGGccctcaggagagagaactgggGTGGCGAGGAGCCCGCCTCACTCACCCACACAGTGGTGTGGCGGTGGAGGCCTGCCTTCCTGGCCCTttcgagacagaggcaggcgggcTGGAAAGTTCAAGAAGGAAGCTGTCCGCTGGCTATGGTGTCAGCAGTAGGCATCAACTTAGTGTGTGCCCTGCGTTCACCTCCAGCACTGAGTCAAAtaggaaaattccagaaaacagGAGGGCCCTCTGTAGACTCGGGTCCTCTAGGCAGCCACTGGCAGCTCCTATGTTTACTGCAGCCAGCTAGGAACTGGACGGAAGTGGTGACACACTTGGCCACGACACCACACGGTCCTCAAAGGCCAACGCAAGAGCCCTCGAGCCTTCTTGCAGCCTGGGCTGCCGGGCAGGCGCTTCCGCAGTGGGACTAGCCCACCATTTGGGACAGAGAGGCGGCCACCACCTCCAGGACGCCCTAGCACGGCCTGTGCCTCAGTGGGCTCCAGCCTCACCTTGCGGGCCATATCcttgctgccatgtgggtggggGCTGGCCTGCCCAGCCATTGGCTGCGCTGGGTGCCACGCGGCTGCCCCACTGGCtggctcctggctgtcctggtgctTGGTTTTTGCTGTCCCGAGGTTCAGCCCGCTTCACCTCCACCTAAACAAACCAAGTGCACTTTAGGGAGAAGCCACCGCGGTGCCCCGCCCTTCAGACACCCGTGGTGACTTATGACTACACTTAACGCCTTACGACTTAGAGTGAGTACTTAATATAAAGCTTACTTAGGCCAGtagatttctttcttaaaaaaaaagaaaaagaaaaagaaaaagaaaaaaaaagaaaaaagaaagaaaaagaaaaaaaagtttgctcTTTAATTTCTCTGTATAAAAATGTTTCTCAGGTACAGCGGATGCATCTGGAAGACGCCCTGTGTCCCCCACTGCAAGCAGCAGGAGACAGCCAGGTGGGACACCCAGGGGTACCCCGCTAAGGAGGAGGCAGTCTCCTCCCACCCGCCGCCCCCTGCATACCTGAGAAACACGCTGGCTTTGACTCAATTATTTCCAATGTCTAGTGGAAGATAAAGACTTACCTTCCCCAGGCTAACGCTTAAAGACCCTCAGTTAACTCAGAGGAATATGGCAGAGGGATGGATGTAAGAGCCTTACGGTACAGCTAACAAAAGTCAACAAACATGCAATAAATGGACATTGGGATCAGTAAGCAACCTTCATACTGTGTTTGGCAGCAGCCCAGTCCTGGCTCAGCAGGGGACAGCAGACAGGGACCCTAACAGAAGCTGGTGTCTGACCTACTTAGCCAGGAGGCAAGGGGGCACACTCTCTTCTGAGGGCACACTGGTGACTGACTCAGCAGCCCTGTCCAGGCTGCCTGGCACCAGCGGGAGGCCCAGAACACAGACTCTGGTAGGGCCCTGAGGCAGGAAGTAGCACTCAgcagtcccacccccaccccctccagcaCCCAAAGGCGACCCTGGCAGTGGGAACTTGGTGGGAAGCAGATGTTGTAAGCTGGGGCAGTGTGAAAGCAGGATCAGAGCTGGGAGTTAATGAGCCCTCGCGGCCCCTGGGGACTTGTCCTGTTTACAGAGCAGTGTGTACCCAAGACTGGAGGAACTTGGGCTGTGGCTTCTCAGTCTGGGGTTTAAACACCATGTAGGCCCAGCTCTGGGCACCTAGAGTCCCCCAGGGGCTGCAGTGACCAGTAAAGGTCAGCAATGTGCAGGCTGGGGTCTCTGGGGGAGGGACTTGGGGATAGGGCGGCACTGCACAACCCTTTCTGAGCTTTCCCTAAACTGTACTGTCACAGGACCTTTGACCCACACCCCAGACAGCCCTTCCGACTGCTGGCAGGTGCTGTCCCCTCCAGTCTGCATGCTGGCTTCAACTGAGGCTCAGGGGGTGTCAGAACAAAGCTGTCCCATCTCAGGGGGTCTGTCCAGGAAGACAGGATGAGCCTGTAGGCCATAGCTTGGGCCGCTGCACGGTCCCAGAGCAAGAGATGCCCCTGTCTCTCTGTACTTGGGTCCAGCACAAGCAGCCACAGGAGTGGCAGGCAGGTAATCTAGTCTCAGAGCTAGGGCCTGACATAGCCAGGGTGGTCATGCACGCTAAGGTGGCTGGAGTGGCCTTCACGAGGGCTGGATGGGAAACCTGTGCATGCGGCTATAGAGATCTGAGGCCTGGGATCTCGGGAGGCCCCGGGCCCGCCCTGCCCACTCTGGCAGCAACACAGTATGAAGACGGAACACCAAAGGTCACTTGACTGCACGTGGTTAAGTGCTATCAGAGCATGTGGCTGGTCCCGGAGTTTCACAGTAAGTGACCCGACAGAAAACCAATCCTTCAGGATGTTTCAGTGCTCAGTTTGGAGCTGGACCTCGGCTTGTGGAGGCTCCTGCTCTTATCACGTTAAGGTCACTGTTACACAAGGGGCTGGGCCACATCTGAAGGAGTGGTCATGGAAACCGAGCCTGAGGCAACACTAGGGTCTCACTGAAGGCGGCCCACCTCCCAGGGCCCCGCCCCCTatcccggccccccccccccactccaggGGCAGTGCCCACAGTGCCCTGCTGGGGAGTCCCCACTGTCCAGTGAAACCCCTCGTTGCCCGCGGCTCGGCTTGGTCTTAAGGTAAAATAAAACTACAACTACACACTTTTTTGCCCATGATGTCGTGAAAATGCATGTTGACAGCCTGGTCCACTGATTGTTCGTCCTCGAAAGTAATAAATCCAAAACCTAGCCAACGACGAAGAGTGAATCAAGGTAGCAGGGCGTGTGACACAAAACAGGATGATGAACAGTATCAGGGCGGCCACGGGCTCGAGCTGGGTTTCAGACAAAGCCTGTGTGCGGCAGAGGGGCCATGGCCCCACGGGGCTGGGGGGACAACGATGACACCCCCCCTTCTCCGGGCTCAGTGTGGTCACGGGGACCGGGTGCCTGGGAGGCAGTGGGAGCATGTGGTGTGCTCTGGCTCTTCTGAAACCCAGCTTCTCCCCCGGGGTTTGCAATTGGTTTTGCAGCTAGTGCTCACAGCAGCCCCCGCTGTCCTAGGCGGTCCCGAGTGCAGGTCCTATCGCGCCTCGCCAGGCTTACCCAACGCTGTTGGCTAAGCCCGCGGAGTCCTATGTCTAACAGTCCTACTCTTCTATGCACATACGATATAGGTAAATACAGGTAATACACAAAGATACAGGCCACAA
Protein-coding regions in this window:
- the Dazap1 gene encoding DAZ-associated protein 1 isoform X2 — encoded protein: MNSAGADEIGKLFVGGLDWSTTQETLRSYFSQYGEVVDCVIMKDKTTNQSRGFGFVKFKDPNCVGTVLASRPHTLDGRNIDPKPCTPRGMQPERTRPKEGWKGPRSDSSKSNKIFVGGIPHNCGETELREYFKKFGVVTEVVMIYDAEKQRPRGFGFITFEDEQSVDQAVNMHFHDIMGKKVEVKRAEPRDSKNQAPGQPGASQWGSRVAPSAANGWAGQPPPTWQQGYGPQGMWVPAGQAIGGYGPPPAGRGAPPPPPPFTSYIVSTPPGGFPPPQGFPQGYGAPPQFSFGYGPPPPPPDQFAPPGVPPPPATPGAAPLAFPPPPSQAAPDMSKPPTAQPDFPYGQYGYGQDLSGFGQGFSDPSQQPPSYGGPSVPGSGGPPAGGSGFGRGQNHNVQGFHPYRR
- the Dazap1 gene encoding DAZ-associated protein 1 isoform X3, which produces MGKLFVGGLDWSTTQETLRSYFSQYGEVVDCVIMKDKTTNQSRGFGFVKFKDPNCVGTVLASRPHTLDGRNIDPKPCTPRGMQPERTRPKEGWQKGPRSDSSKSNKIFVGGIPHNCGETELREYFKKFGVVTEVVMIYDAEKQRPRGFGFITFEDEQSVDQAVNMHFHDIMGKKVEVKRAEPRDSKNQAPGQPGASQWGSRVAPSAANGWAGQPPPTWQQGYGPQGMWVPAGQAIGGYGPPPAGRGAPPPPPPFTSYIVSTPPGGFPPPQGFPQGYGAPPQFSFGYGPPPPPPDQFAPPGVPPPPATPGAAPLAFPPPPSQAAPDMSKPPTAQPDFPYGQYGYGQDLSGFGQGFSDPSQQPPSYGGPSVPGSGGPPAGGSGFGRGQNHNVQGFHPYRR
- the Dazap1 gene encoding DAZ-associated protein 1 isoform X1 encodes the protein MNSAGADEIGKLFVGGLDWSTTQETLRSYFSQYGEVVDCVIMKDKTTNQSRGFGFVKFKDPNCVGTVLASRPHTLDGRNIDPKPCTPRGMQPERTRPKEGWQKGPRSDSSKSNKIFVGGIPHNCGETELREYFKKFGVVTEVVMIYDAEKQRPRGFGFITFEDEQSVDQAVNMHFHDIMGKKVEVKRAEPRDSKNQAPGQPGASQWGSRVAPSAANGWAGQPPPTWQQGYGPQGMWVPAGQAIGGYGPPPAGRGAPPPPPPFTSYIVSTPPGGFPPPQGFPQGYGAPPQFSFGYGPPPPPPDQFAPPGVPPPPATPGAAPLAFPPPPSQAAPDMSKPPTAQPDFPYGQYGYGQDLSGFGQGFSDPSQQPPSYGGPSVPGSGGPPAGGSGFGRGQNHNVQGFHPYRR
- the Dazap1 gene encoding DAZ-associated protein 1 isoform X4; its protein translation is MTQRSSGLEVEVKRAEPRDSKNQAPGQPGASQWGSRVAPSAANGWAGQPPPTWQQGYGPQGMWVPAGQAIGGYGPPPAGRGAPPPPPPFTSYIVSTPPGGFPPPQGFPQGYGAPPQFSFGYGPPPPPPDQFAPPGVPPPPATPGAAPLAFPPPPSQAAPDMSKPPTAQPDFPYGQYGYGQDLSGFGQGFSDPSQQPPSYGGPSVPGSGGPPAGGSGFGRGQNHNVQGFHPYRR